A stretch of Enterobacter cloacae complex sp. ECNIH7 DNA encodes these proteins:
- the proA gene encoding glutamate-5-semialdehyde dehydrogenase, with translation MLEQMGAAAKAASYKLALLSSREKNRVLEKIADYLESQSQEILLANEQDLLEARRNGLSEAMLDRLALTPARLKGIADDVRQVCNLADPVGQVIDGGLLDSGLRLERRRVPLGVIGVIYEARPNVTVDVASLCLKTGNAAILRGGKETWRTNAATVKVIQQALEECGLPAGAVQAIESPDRALVNEMLRMDKYIDMLIPRGGAGLHKLCREQSTIPVITGGIGVCHIVVDDSAEIEPALKIIVNAKTQRPSTCNTVETLLVHQDIANTFLPALSKQMAESGVTLHADASALALLEDGPANVVPVKAEQYDDEFLSLDLNVKIVADLDDAIAHIREHGTQHSDAILTRTLRNADRFVNEVDSSAVYVNASTRFTDGGQFGLGAEVAVSTQKLHARGPMGLEALTTYKWIGFGDDTIRA, from the coding sequence CAGCCGCGAGAAAAACCGCGTGCTGGAAAAAATCGCTGATTATCTGGAATCCCAGTCTCAGGAAATTTTGCTCGCCAACGAGCAGGATCTGCTGGAAGCGCGTCGTAACGGCTTGAGCGAAGCGATGCTCGACCGTCTGGCGCTGACGCCGGCACGCCTGAAAGGCATCGCCGACGATGTGCGTCAGGTTTGCAATCTGGCCGATCCGGTAGGGCAGGTGATCGACGGTGGGTTGCTCGACAGCGGTTTACGCCTTGAGCGCCGCCGCGTGCCGCTCGGTGTTATTGGCGTTATTTATGAAGCGCGTCCAAACGTGACGGTTGATGTTGCGTCCCTGTGCCTGAAAACCGGTAACGCCGCTATTCTGCGCGGTGGGAAAGAGACATGGCGCACCAACGCCGCGACGGTGAAAGTCATTCAGCAGGCGCTGGAAGAGTGTGGCTTACCGGCGGGTGCCGTACAGGCGATCGAGAGCCCGGACCGCGCGCTGGTGAACGAAATGCTGCGCATGGACAAATACATCGACATGCTGATCCCACGCGGCGGCGCGGGCCTGCACAAGCTGTGCCGCGAGCAGTCGACGATTCCGGTGATCACCGGCGGCATCGGCGTGTGTCATATCGTTGTCGACGACAGTGCGGAGATTGAACCGGCGCTGAAGATTATCGTTAACGCGAAAACCCAGCGTCCAAGCACCTGTAACACCGTAGAAACGCTGCTGGTGCATCAGGATATTGCGAACACCTTCCTGCCGGCTCTGAGCAAACAGATGGCAGAGAGCGGCGTGACGCTGCATGCTGACGCCAGCGCGCTCGCACTGCTGGAGGATGGCCCGGCTAACGTTGTTCCCGTAAAAGCAGAGCAATACGACGATGAGTTCCTGTCCCTGGATCTGAACGTGAAAATCGTTGCCGATCTCGACGACGCCATTGCGCACATCCGTGAACACGGCACGCAGCATTCTGACGCGATCCTGACGCGCACCCTGCGCAATGCCGATCGCTTCGTGAACGAAGTGGATTCTTCAGCGGTATATGTGAATGCCTCCACCCGCTTCACCGACGGCGGCCAGTTCGGCCTCGGCGCAGAGGTGGCGGTCAGCACGCAGAAACTGCACGCGCGCGGCCCGATGGGGCTGGAAGCGCTGACCACGTACAAGTGGATCGGCTTCGGCGACGATACGATTCGTGCGTAA
- a CDS encoding WYL domain-containing protein, which produces MSQSERRHERLAVRLSLIISRLVAGETLAIQTLAAEFGVSVRTLRRDFRERLAYLDLEFRNGQCRLLSGSRQRELTVQTFVRQSGVEALFPEIDNQLVNSLLSASESPCLIWHSTNARTQARSEVFTRLIRAITEHRRVTLLAEGHRCTGLAPYRLVCSDGCWYLTGEHEGHISVFTLGDIHTVTFNPALFVPETQLRNLLSHPDFLRVLPHFQTFHSLLVVGDNGLACNKTS; this is translated from the coding sequence ATGTCTCAGTCTGAGCGCCGCCATGAGCGCCTTGCGGTCCGCCTGTCGCTGATTATCAGCCGTCTTGTGGCGGGTGAAACGCTGGCCATACAGACACTGGCCGCCGAATTTGGCGTGTCAGTGCGCACATTGCGTCGGGATTTTCGCGAGCGTCTGGCCTATCTCGACCTGGAGTTCCGTAACGGGCAATGTCGTCTGCTATCCGGCAGCCGTCAGAGGGAGCTGACGGTGCAGACCTTCGTCCGTCAGTCCGGTGTGGAGGCGCTTTTTCCGGAGATAGACAACCAGCTGGTCAACTCACTATTGAGTGCCAGCGAATCTCCCTGCCTTATCTGGCACAGCACCAACGCCAGAACACAGGCACGGAGTGAAGTTTTTACGCGACTGATTCGCGCCATCACTGAACACCGTCGGGTTACGTTACTGGCAGAAGGTCATCGTTGCACAGGTCTGGCCCCCTATCGACTGGTGTGCAGCGATGGCTGCTGGTACCTGACCGGTGAACATGAAGGACATATATCGGTTTTCACGCTGGGTGATATTCATACGGTCACATTCAATCCTGCGCTTTTTGTCCCAGAGACACAGCTACGTAATCTGTTGTCACACCCCGATTTTCTTCGGGTTTTACCTCACTTTCAGACTTTCCATTCACTTCTCGTTGTCGGTGACAACGGTTTAGCATGCAACAAAACCAGCTAA
- a CDS encoding branched-chain amino acid transport system II carrier protein yields MKYSAAAAGIAAAGLILIYISYLSMGAHSPVAAATNGLEIISHYVATVFGAYGRNLLAVIITLACLVTSIGLTTGTARYFSHATGLSYGMLVASTLIASAAISVLGLNSLIAFAVPVLCAIYPAALVVVLLGIVRKWVSISDNVYRVIFYSALVLGVFSLFAKS; encoded by the coding sequence TTGAAATATTCCGCGGCAGCAGCAGGGATTGCCGCAGCGGGATTAATACTTATTTATATTAGCTATCTGTCGATGGGGGCGCATAGTCCTGTGGCCGCAGCGACAAACGGGCTTGAGATCATCAGCCATTATGTGGCGACAGTATTTGGCGCATATGGCCGGAACCTGCTGGCGGTAATTATTACCCTGGCGTGTCTGGTGACATCGATTGGGCTAACCACAGGTACCGCGCGCTATTTTAGCCATGCGACGGGTTTATCCTACGGCATGCTGGTGGCCAGTACCCTTATCGCCTCGGCGGCGATATCCGTGCTGGGATTAAACTCCCTTATTGCGTTCGCGGTGCCGGTCCTCTGTGCCATCTATCCCGCGGCGTTAGTGGTGGTGCTGCTGGGTATTGTCCGCAAGTGGGTTTCAATCTCCGACAACGTATACCGGGTGATTTTCTACAGTGCTTTAGTGCTTGGCGTGTTTAGCCTGTTCGCGAAAAGCTGA
- the tal gene encoding transaldolase yields MTLLEKLKAVTTVVADSGDMNAIREHHPEDATTNPSLILKAAAQPIYQPLIEQAVSLARQQGGSQETQLINASDHLAVNIGVALLSQVPGKVSTEVDARLSYDRGLCVAKARKLIRLYEHQGVDRSRVLIKLASTWQGIKAAEELELEGIHCNLTLLFSFAQARACAEAGVWLISPFVGRIYDWYRDRNLLTSDDPQQDPGVVSVRRIYDYYKQHRYPTVIMGASFRKVEQVLALAGCDRLTISPVLLDELATRDGELPTMLKPPVIAQEAPSPLSESEFNWLHNQDPMAVDKLAEGIRLFAQDQEKLEGLLKAAFAREAVGQV; encoded by the coding sequence ATGACTCTGTTAGAGAAACTTAAAGCAGTGACAACGGTGGTGGCGGATAGCGGTGACATGAACGCTATCCGCGAGCATCACCCTGAAGATGCCACCACCAATCCGTCGTTGATTTTGAAAGCAGCAGCGCAGCCGATCTACCAGCCACTGATCGAGCAGGCCGTCTCGCTGGCCCGCCAGCAGGGCGGCTCGCAGGAAACACAGTTGATCAATGCCAGCGATCATCTGGCAGTGAACATCGGCGTGGCACTGCTAAGTCAGGTTCCCGGCAAAGTCTCCACCGAGGTGGATGCCCGTCTCTCCTACGACCGGGGGCTGTGCGTGGCGAAAGCGCGCAAGCTTATTCGCCTGTACGAGCATCAGGGTGTTGACCGTTCCCGCGTGCTGATTAAGCTTGCCTCTACCTGGCAGGGCATCAAGGCGGCGGAAGAGCTGGAGCTCGAGGGGATCCACTGTAACCTGACGCTGCTCTTCTCCTTCGCACAGGCCCGTGCATGCGCCGAAGCGGGCGTGTGGCTGATTTCCCCGTTTGTCGGGCGTATTTACGACTGGTATCGCGACCGCAACCTACTGACCAGCGACGATCCCCAGCAAGACCCGGGAGTGGTCTCTGTCCGTCGGATCTATGACTATTACAAGCAGCATCGTTACCCGACGGTCATTATGGGGGCCAGCTTCCGTAAGGTGGAACAAGTGCTGGCGCTGGCAGGCTGCGACCGTTTAACCATTTCCCCGGTGCTGCTCGACGAGCTGGCAACGCGCGATGGCGAGCTGCCAACGATGCTGAAGCCGCCGGTGATTGCCCAGGAAGCCCCTTCACCGCTCTCGGAGTCGGAGTTTAACTGGCTACATAATCAGGATCCTATGGCGGTGGACAAGCTCGCAGAAGGTATTCGCCTGTTTGCCCAGGATCAGGAGAAGCTGGAGGGGCTGCTGAAGGCGGCGTTTGCCAGAGAGGCGGTTGGGCAGGTGTAA
- the rpiB gene encoding ribose 5-phosphate isomerase B, protein MLKVAIGADDAATTLKNQVKTYLQEKGIEVVDFSHDVAGNDQMYPDIAFNLASSIREGQFERGILLCGTGIGMAIVANKVPGIRAAQCHDVYSASRARKSNNAQIMTLGARVIGSELALTIVDSWLDAEFEAGRSASKVERIAYYENKVHTHNAQ, encoded by the coding sequence ATGTTAAAAGTTGCTATCGGAGCCGATGATGCGGCTACCACTCTGAAAAATCAGGTGAAAACCTATCTGCAGGAAAAAGGGATCGAGGTCGTGGACTTCAGCCACGACGTTGCCGGCAACGATCAAATGTACCCGGACATCGCCTTTAACCTCGCCTCGTCTATTCGCGAGGGGCAATTTGAACGCGGGATACTGCTGTGCGGCACCGGGATCGGGATGGCGATCGTCGCCAATAAAGTGCCGGGGATCCGCGCTGCCCAGTGTCATGATGTCTACTCCGCCTCCCGCGCCCGCAAGAGCAACAACGCGCAGATAATGACTCTCGGTGCCCGCGTTATCGGCAGCGAGCTGGCATTAACCATCGTCGACAGCTGGCTGGATGCAGAATTTGAAGCGGGCCGTTCGGCGTCAAAAGTTGAGCGTATCGCCTACTACGAAAACAAGGTTCACACCCACAACGCACAGTGA
- a CDS encoding triose-phosphate isomerase family protein — translation MSGNVIVGISHKAYFGYQQTQQWCEAVAAMLRQPALARAPVELFTFPAMPTLPVALCAFADTRMATGAQNVCEAPAGAWTGETSASLLQEMGCRYVEIGHAERRRHFGETVAVINRKIDMAFANGLTPVICIGEEQRMSASEAAAFALEQAQALLAHRPLPLASLIFAWEPQWAIGAAEPASDNFIRYVCRTLRDALHQRFGQQCRVIYGGSAGPGLLTRLWPDADGIFLGRFSHQPQAVATILDEALALTARVRG, via the coding sequence ATGAGTGGAAATGTGATTGTCGGTATTAGCCATAAGGCCTACTTTGGCTATCAGCAAACGCAGCAATGGTGCGAGGCGGTGGCAGCTATGCTCCGACAGCCAGCTCTGGCCCGTGCGCCGGTTGAGCTGTTTACCTTCCCCGCGATGCCCACCCTGCCTGTTGCGCTGTGTGCCTTTGCCGATACCCGCATGGCCACCGGTGCGCAGAACGTCTGCGAAGCGCCTGCCGGTGCCTGGACCGGGGAAACCAGCGCCAGCCTGCTACAGGAGATGGGCTGCCGGTACGTGGAAATCGGCCACGCCGAGCGCCGTCGTCACTTTGGCGAAACGGTCGCGGTGATTAACCGTAAAATTGACATGGCTTTCGCCAACGGGCTGACGCCGGTTATCTGTATTGGCGAAGAGCAGCGGATGAGCGCCAGCGAAGCGGCTGCCTTTGCTCTGGAGCAGGCGCAGGCGTTGCTTGCACACCGCCCGCTACCGCTGGCGTCGCTGATTTTTGCCTGGGAGCCGCAGTGGGCCATCGGCGCGGCGGAGCCCGCTAGCGATAACTTTATTCGCTACGTCTGCCGCACGCTGCGCGATGCGCTGCATCAGCGCTTTGGCCAGCAGTGCCGGGTTATCTACGGCGGTAGCGCCGGGCCGGGTCTGCTCACTCGACTGTGGCCGGACGCCGACGGTATTTTCCTTGGTCGCTTTTCCCATCAGCCGCAGGCGGTAGCCACTATTCTGGATGAAGCGCTCGCGCTGACAGCACGTGTGCGCGGTTAA
- a CDS encoding sugar-binding transcriptional regulator encodes MDKPTVSQEYELLTEIAVAYYCDEVTQEEIANKFGFSRIKVGRLLKRAKEEGIVEINVRYHPIFSTQLEKQLTERFPVSRALIALDYADESEQRRQVASLVSSYLNNVLKDNVTLAVGQGRNVAAVAENSGAISPRDCRFICGIGGTHRPGDVINADHISRLLARKFGGSSESLYAPAYVENPQLRDLLLQNGTIKDTLDRARKADIALVGIGDMNEDSYMVKLGWFTPQEISNAGLHQGVIGDIAGYDFFNARGEHVNTVMDNRVIGLNIDELRQIPCVIAIASENTKAMAIMGALRTGAIDIIATSARNIRTVLSLSQ; translated from the coding sequence ATGGATAAACCCACTGTGTCGCAGGAGTACGAGTTACTTACCGAAATCGCGGTTGCTTACTATTGTGATGAAGTGACGCAGGAGGAGATTGCGAATAAGTTTGGTTTTTCCCGCATCAAGGTCGGGCGGCTACTGAAGCGGGCGAAGGAGGAAGGGATCGTTGAAATCAACGTGCGCTACCACCCTATCTTCAGCACCCAACTGGAAAAGCAACTGACCGAACGTTTTCCCGTCAGCCGGGCGCTTATCGCCCTTGACTATGCCGATGAGAGTGAGCAGCGTCGTCAGGTGGCCTCGCTGGTCTCAAGCTATCTCAATAACGTGCTTAAAGATAACGTGACGCTGGCGGTTGGGCAGGGGCGCAACGTGGCGGCAGTGGCCGAAAACTCGGGTGCGATCTCACCGCGTGACTGCCGTTTTATCTGCGGCATTGGCGGTACACATCGACCTGGGGACGTGATTAACGCCGACCATATTAGCCGTTTGCTGGCTCGCAAGTTTGGTGGCAGCAGCGAGTCGTTATACGCACCAGCCTACGTGGAAAACCCGCAGCTGAGAGATCTGCTGCTGCAAAACGGTACCATCAAAGATACCCTCGATCGGGCGCGGAAAGCGGATATTGCGCTGGTGGGTATTGGCGATATGAATGAAGATAGCTACATGGTGAAGCTGGGCTGGTTTACCCCGCAGGAGATCAGTAATGCTGGTCTGCATCAGGGCGTGATTGGCGACATTGCGGGCTATGACTTCTTCAACGCCCGCGGTGAGCATGTGAATACGGTGATGGATAACCGGGTGATTGGCCTGAACATTGATGAGCTACGGCAGATCCCCTGCGTCATTGCGATTGCCTCGGAGAACACCAAGGCGATGGCGATTATGGGCGCACTGCGTACCGGGGCGATTGATATTATCGCCACCAGCGCCCGAAACATTCGTACGGTATTAAGCCTCAGCCAGTAG
- a CDS encoding sugar-binding transcriptional regulator gives MKKPLVPDSEESLGLRAAWLHYVGGLTQAAVAKRLGLPSVKTHRLIARAVAEGAVKVTIDGDIVACVELESRLCARFGLNFCRVTPDLAEEGLPLRALGLAGAEYLRNLLSNNPDITIGIGHGRTLSAAIHQLPHLDASHARFVSLLGCLTRNYALNPHDVMHRIAEKTGAQAYMMPVPFFANTVEDREVLLSQRGVSEVFSMAAGSTVKLVGIGTVEPAAQLVEAGLIAVQEINDISAAGAIGEMLGHFFDARGQRITNSLTARTLAVTLDARRRENIVALVGGQSKVAATKAVLASGLLSGLITDEQTARPLLAEA, from the coding sequence ATGAAAAAACCTCTCGTTCCCGACAGCGAGGAGTCGCTCGGCCTGCGTGCCGCCTGGCTCCACTACGTAGGCGGCCTGACCCAGGCCGCCGTCGCCAAACGTCTTGGCCTGCCCTCCGTGAAAACCCACCGCCTGATTGCCCGCGCCGTGGCGGAAGGGGCAGTAAAAGTCACCATCGATGGCGATATTGTTGCCTGCGTGGAGCTGGAGTCGCGCCTCTGCGCGCGCTTCGGCCTGAATTTTTGCCGCGTCACCCCGGACCTTGCCGAAGAGGGACTGCCGTTGCGCGCGCTGGGCCTCGCCGGAGCGGAGTACCTGCGCAACCTGTTGAGCAATAATCCGGATATCACCATCGGCATTGGCCACGGCCGCACGCTTTCCGCCGCCATCCATCAGCTTCCGCACCTTGACGCCTCCCATGCCCGCTTTGTTTCGCTGCTGGGCTGTCTGACACGCAACTACGCGCTGAATCCGCACGATGTCATGCACCGTATTGCCGAAAAAACCGGGGCGCAGGCCTATATGATGCCGGTGCCTTTCTTTGCCAATACCGTGGAAGACCGCGAAGTCCTGCTCTCCCAGCGCGGCGTAAGTGAAGTCTTCAGTATGGCAGCGGGCAGTACGGTAAAACTGGTAGGTATCGGCACCGTCGAACCGGCGGCGCAACTGGTGGAAGCCGGGCTGATTGCGGTGCAGGAGATTAACGACATATCCGCCGCAGGGGCGATAGGTGAGATGCTGGGTCACTTCTTTGACGCTCGTGGGCAGCGCATCACCAACAGCCTGACGGCGAGAACCCTGGCGGTAACCCTTGATGCGCGTCGTCGGGAAAATATCGTCGCGCTGGTGGGCGGTCAGAGTAAAGTGGCGGCAACGAAGGCGGTGCTGGCAAGCGGCCTGCTCAGCGGATTAATTACCGACGAGCAAACCGCGCGGCCCCTACTGGCTGAGGCTTAA
- a CDS encoding 6,7-dimethyl-8-ribityllumazine synthase produces MSSLKVAFIKANWHSDIVSQALVGFQQEMESQHVSCDVQSLDVPGAFEMPLLAQRLAKSGRYDAIVCAALVVDGGIYRHDFVAQAVVSGLMQAQLATEVPMYSISLTPHHFQPTAEHIGFYTDHFVKKGQEAARAVVQIHSLQMPKD; encoded by the coding sequence ATGTCTTCATTAAAGGTCGCCTTTATTAAAGCCAACTGGCACAGCGATATCGTGTCGCAGGCGCTGGTCGGTTTTCAGCAGGAAATGGAGAGCCAGCACGTCAGCTGCGATGTGCAAAGCTTGGACGTGCCCGGTGCGTTTGAGATGCCCCTGCTGGCCCAGCGTCTGGCAAAAAGTGGCCGCTATGATGCCATCGTCTGCGCCGCGCTGGTGGTTGACGGCGGCATCTACCGCCATGATTTTGTTGCCCAGGCGGTGGTCAGCGGTCTGATGCAGGCCCAACTTGCCACTGAGGTACCGATGTACTCCATTTCGTTGACGCCGCACCACTTCCAGCCGACGGCAGAGCACATTGGTTTCTATACCGATCACTTCGTGAAAAAAGGCCAGGAGGCTGCCCGGGCGGTGGTGCAAATCCATAGCTTGCAGATGCCAAAAGATTAA
- a CDS encoding sugar phosphate isomerase/epimerase family protein, with product MALTLSLNTNPLVNRFAEPEELIQTIAQRIRIRDVQLTHEFINPGWPAATINQMTRRMKKALQETGVRVTSGMTGPYGRLNHFGHPDASVRRYYIDWFKTFADITAELGGDSVGSQFAIFTLRDYQDLARRDALIAIAIECWAEVAEHAKSAGLKYLFWEPMSVGREFGETIPACLALQKRLSAEPMALPMWMMADIDHGDVTSADPRDYDPYAWAKAVPRYSPIIHIKQSMADKGGHRPFTLPYNTHGRIQPEPLLSAFARGGAENNEICLELSFKEREPTDSQAVAGIAESVAFWAPHIDTGVQDLNI from the coding sequence ATGGCACTCACCCTTTCGCTCAATACCAATCCGCTGGTGAATCGCTTTGCCGAACCTGAGGAGCTGATTCAGACCATCGCCCAGCGCATTCGCATCCGCGACGTGCAGCTGACGCATGAGTTTATCAATCCGGGCTGGCCGGCAGCGACCATCAACCAGATGACCCGACGAATGAAAAAAGCGCTGCAGGAGACCGGGGTGCGCGTCACCTCCGGGATGACCGGCCCGTACGGTCGCCTTAACCACTTTGGTCATCCGGACGCCAGCGTGCGCCGCTACTATATCGACTGGTTTAAAACCTTTGCCGATATCACCGCCGAACTGGGTGGTGATTCGGTGGGCTCGCAGTTCGCCATTTTTACCCTGCGAGATTATCAGGATCTCGCCCGCCGCGACGCGCTGATAGCTATCGCCATTGAGTGCTGGGCGGAGGTGGCCGAGCACGCGAAGTCAGCCGGGCTGAAGTATCTGTTCTGGGAGCCGATGAGCGTCGGGCGTGAGTTTGGCGAAACCATTCCCGCCTGTCTGGCGCTGCAAAAACGGCTTAGCGCGGAGCCGATGGCGCTGCCGATGTGGATGATGGCAGATATTGACCATGGCGATGTCACCTCCGCCGATCCGCGGGATTATGACCCCTACGCATGGGCCAAAGCGGTGCCCCGCTACTCGCCGATTATTCATATAAAACAGAGCATGGCGGACAAAGGCGGACATCGGCCATTTACATTACCGTATAATACCCACGGTCGGATCCAGCCGGAACCGCTGCTGAGCGCCTTCGCGCGCGGCGGTGCAGAGAACAATGAAATCTGTCTGGAGCTGAGCTTTAAAGAGCGCGAGCCGACCGACAGCCAGGCCGTTGCCGGTATCGCTGAGAGCGTCGCCTTCTGGGCACCGCATATCGACACCGGCGTGCAGGACCTGAACATTTAA
- a CDS encoding glycerol-3-phosphate dehydrogenase, producing MSKKIVDLFIIGGGINGAGIARDATGRGLSVMMCEKDDLAEGTSSRSGKLVHGGLRYLEYYEFRLVREALIEREILLNAAPHIIWPMRFVLPHNPSDRPAWFIRLGLFLYDHLGGRKKLPGTRTLDLLRDPEGAPILDSFHKGFEYSDCWVDDARLVTLNAVDAAERGATILTRTRCVAAERKAGAWEITLQNTQTGEQHRVRAKALVNASGPWVLDIINDVTRSHSKRSVRLVKGSHLIVPKFWEGQQAYLMQNHDKRVIFINPYEGDKALIGTTDIPWEGDADSVEADNREQQYLIDAVNRYFKVKLTAADVITRFSGVRPLFDDGKGNPSAVTRDYVFELDDQQQLPLLHVFGGKITTFRKLAEHALQKLGPFFPQMGADWTRSAPLPGGEIPGADFESYLQTLKEQYAWLPTPLRKHYARLYGARLPQVLGGAKQVADLGRHFGGLLYEVEVRYLVEKEWAQQPEDVLWRRTKHRLHLSDAQQQAFSDWFTDTFTVQPCAQAS from the coding sequence ATGAGCAAAAAAATCGTGGATCTGTTTATTATCGGCGGCGGCATTAATGGCGCGGGGATCGCTCGCGATGCGACCGGACGCGGTCTGTCGGTGATGATGTGTGAAAAAGACGACCTCGCCGAGGGGACCTCCTCCCGTTCCGGGAAGCTGGTACATGGCGGGTTACGCTATCTCGAGTATTACGAGTTTCGGCTGGTGCGCGAGGCGCTGATTGAGCGTGAAATCCTGCTCAACGCCGCGCCGCATATCATCTGGCCGATGCGCTTCGTGCTGCCGCATAACCCGAGCGATCGCCCGGCGTGGTTTATTCGCCTGGGGCTGTTCCTCTATGACCACCTTGGCGGGCGCAAAAAACTGCCTGGCACCCGTACGCTGGATCTGCTGCGTGATCCGGAAGGCGCGCCGATCCTCGATAGCTTCCATAAAGGCTTTGAGTACTCAGACTGCTGGGTTGACGATGCGCGCCTGGTCACCCTGAATGCCGTGGACGCCGCCGAGCGCGGCGCCACCATTCTGACCCGCACCCGCTGCGTGGCCGCCGAGCGTAAAGCCGGTGCCTGGGAAATTACCCTGCAAAATACGCAGACCGGCGAACAGCACCGGGTACGGGCAAAAGCGCTGGTGAATGCCTCCGGCCCGTGGGTGCTGGACATCATCAATGATGTGACCCGCTCCCACAGCAAACGCAGCGTGCGCCTGGTAAAAGGCTCACACCTGATCGTGCCAAAATTCTGGGAGGGTCAGCAGGCCTACCTGATGCAAAACCACGACAAGCGCGTGATTTTTATCAACCCGTACGAAGGCGATAAAGCGCTTATCGGCACCACGGATATTCCGTGGGAAGGCGATGCCGACTCCGTCGAGGCGGACAACCGCGAGCAACAATATCTGATTGATGCGGTTAACCGCTACTTCAAAGTGAAGCTGACCGCCGCTGACGTGATTACCCGTTTCTCCGGCGTTCGCCCACTGTTTGACGATGGCAAAGGCAACCCGTCGGCGGTCACGCGGGATTACGTGTTTGAGCTGGATGACCAGCAGCAACTTCCGCTGCTGCACGTCTTTGGCGGTAAAATCACCACCTTCCGTAAGCTTGCCGAACACGCGTTACAAAAACTCGGACCGTTCTTCCCGCAAATGGGCGCAGACTGGACGCGCAGCGCCCCGCTGCCTGGTGGTGAAATTCCCGGGGCCGACTTTGAGTCCTATCTGCAAACCCTGAAAGAGCAGTATGCCTGGCTGCCCACGCCGCTGCGCAAACACTACGCCCGGCTGTACGGCGCGCGTCTGCCCCAGGTGCTGGGGGGCGCGAAGCAGGTGGCCGATTTGGGTCGTCATTTTGGCGGCCTGCTGTATGAAGTCGAAGTGCGCTATCTGGTTGAAAAAGAGTGGGCCCAGCAGCCGGAAGACGTACTCTGGCGTCGCACCAAGCATCGCCTGCACCTGAGCGATGCCCAGCAACAGGCGTTCAGCGACTGGTTCACCGACACCTTCACCGTTCAGCCGTGCGCCCAGGCCAGCTAA